GCTACAGAAGCTGAGCTGGAACAGTTAGAGCAAAAGCTAAAAAGCTTTAAGGTTGATGTGTTGACGGGGAGAAGTAGAGATAAACGAGAAGGACTATCTCTTTATTTTGCTGATCCTGATGGGCATAAGTTTGAATTCCATACAGGAAGCTTAGAAAAACGTATTCAATTCTATAAAGATCAAAATAGAGACATGCAGTTTTATGAATAAATCGATGGTTTTGGGTTTACGCTAGGTGATTTATCCCAAATTGTTTGCTAAGAAACTTTTTCAAGCAATCACACGAACCATTATTGTGATCCTTTTCACGCACTTGCGAACTACCTGCTTTATGGAGAAGCTGGATTTCGGGCCTCAAATAAGGTACACCTTCATGCATGAAATATGGTGTTGCCAACAATCTCTGCTCTGATTGAGTTGTGTCAATCGTTTATCTAAGGAGTTTAAGTGTTTATTAAAGCTCCACAGAATGGTTCGCAGTAGGATAAAGGAAATGACAATAGGAAAGCCCAAATAAACACCCCATCCAAAACATTCATTTAAGATGGGGTGTTATGATTTTTAATGTTATCGGGCAGGTATGAACCATACAAGTTGGTCAAAAAAGAACTAGCTTAAGTACCGCTTTCTTATGACCTCAACGTGATGAAGTTCATGTCCAGCACAGCCGTAAGCGATGGCACGCACCGTTATGCTTGTGTTGTTGGCTATGCCCGAGCGGGACCACGCCTCTGCCGGCAACCCGCGCAGAAGCGTGATCGTCGCTTTCCGTACAGCCCGGTAGTCCTCTGCCAATTGCGCGATTGTCCACTTTTCGAAAGGAGGTATGAACAATTCCTGTTCGAAACTGGTCAGAGGTG
This portion of the Bacillus horti genome encodes:
- the fosB gene encoding metallothiol transferase FosB, translating into MNINHITFSVSDLERSIEFYKNVLGAKLLVHGTALAYFDLGGVWLALNVEKNIPRNDIHHSYTHMAFSATEAELEQLEQKLKSFKVDVLTGRSRDKREGLSLYFADPDGHKFEFHTGSLEKRIQFYKDQNRDMQFYE